In Sodalis ligni, a single genomic region encodes these proteins:
- the oxyR gene encoding DNA-binding transcriptional regulator OxyR has product MNIRDLEYLVALAEHRHFRRAADASHVSQPTLSGQIRKLEDELGVMLLERTSRKVLFTQAGLLLVEQARTILREVKILREMASQQGESMSGPLHIGLIPTVGPYLLPHIIPTLHETFPKLEMYLHEAQTSQLLLQLDSGKLDCAILALVKESEAFIEIPLFDEPMLLAIYTDHRWADRDRVPMSDLAGEKLLMLEDGHCLRDQALGFCFQAGADEDTHFRATSLETLRNMVAAGSGITLLPALAVPNERKRDGVCYLPCYKPEPKRTIALVYRPGSPLRARYEQLAESIRVHMQTYMGANPLKEAV; this is encoded by the coding sequence ATGAATATTCGCGACCTTGAGTATCTGGTGGCCTTGGCGGAGCATCGTCATTTCCGACGAGCCGCCGATGCCAGCCATGTCAGCCAGCCCACACTGAGCGGTCAGATTCGGAAGCTGGAAGACGAGCTAGGGGTTATGTTGCTGGAGCGCACCAGCCGCAAAGTGCTGTTCACCCAGGCCGGACTTCTGCTGGTGGAGCAGGCCCGGACGATATTGCGTGAAGTAAAAATCCTGCGCGAGATGGCCAGTCAGCAGGGGGAGTCCATGTCCGGCCCGTTGCATATTGGCCTGATCCCCACTGTCGGTCCCTATTTGCTGCCGCATATTATTCCGACACTCCATGAGACATTTCCAAAACTGGAAATGTACCTGCACGAAGCCCAGACCAGCCAGCTATTGCTGCAATTGGACAGCGGCAAGCTCGATTGCGCGATCCTGGCGTTGGTTAAAGAATCGGAAGCCTTCATCGAAATTCCGCTGTTCGACGAGCCGATGCTTTTGGCCATTTATACCGATCATCGCTGGGCGGATCGCGATCGGGTACCGATGTCCGACCTGGCGGGGGAAAAGCTGTTGATGCTGGAGGATGGGCATTGCCTGCGGGATCAGGCTTTGGGATTCTGTTTCCAGGCAGGCGCCGATGAAGACACCCATTTCCGGGCCACCAGTCTGGAAACCCTGCGCAACATGGTGGCCGCCGGCAGCGGCATTACCCTGCTGCCCGCGCTGGCGGTACCCAACGAACGTAAACGTGACGGCGTATGCTATCTGCCCTGCTACAAACCTGAACCGAAACGCACCATTGCCTTGGTATATCGTCCCGGTTCGCCGCTGCGCGCGCGCTATGAACAGCTGGCCGAGTCAATCCGCGTTCATATGCAGACCTATATGGGCGCCAATCCGCTAAAAGAGGCGGTTTAA